The Aestuariibaculum lutulentum genome segment TTTACCGGTTTCACCCATAAAATAGATTTCAATGGGCTGATTTTGCTTAATCTCATATTCTGCGATTGCCTGCCTGCAAGCGCCACAGGGCGGAATAGGCTCCAAAGTTGGTTTATTTATTGAAGTGGCCGATATAGCCATTTTTAGTACGGCTGCCTCAGGATAATTGGCTCCCGCATAATAAATGGCGGTTCGTTCGGCACAAAGCCCTGAAGGATAAGACGCATTCTCCTGATTATTACCCGAGACTATCTCGCCGTTATTTAATAACAATGCAGCTCCTACATTAAACTTAGAATACGGCGCATAAGCCTTATTCCTTGCTTCAACCGCCCTTTCCATTAAATTTATAATATCCTTTGGCAACTCATTTATTGTATCGTAAACCTGCAATACAGTTTCTATTTTTATTTCCTTCATAAGCTTTATGTCAACTTCAGCGAAGTACAGCCCCGCTTCAATAAAGTTAAGAAACTATTACAAGCAAAAAAACTATTGCTGCTGGCAATAGTTTTTTTGTTATTCTGAATTTTAAAAATATTTTAATATTCCATATACGTTCCTGAGCCAATATTAAGTGTCAGCGAAAAACGTAATGTTCCTTCTAAAGGACTCTGAACTTTTGCTGTTGAGAACAGGTATGATAAATCGATGTTTACCACATTCGCTTTAAATCCAGCCCCAAGTGCCATAAATTTTCTAGCACCTTTTTCTTCACTCTCATTAAAATAACCAGCTCTTAATGCAAATGAATCCTGATACATATATTCAGCTCCTAATGCCCAAGTGAACTCCTTAATCTCTTCACTAAATCCTCCTGGGGCATCACCAAATGACTGGAATATACCTGACAAGAAATTTACATCTTGAGATTTTCCGTCGTAAATAATATTGTTTCTTTCTGACGACACAGGATCTCCTAACTCATCAACGCCTTCATCATATACCCCATTACTATTATTATCCGTAAAATTATATTCAGTTCCCATAATAGGGGGCGTTGGCACTAAAAGTTTAGCCACCTCCAGAGTAACCCCTAATTTATTATACTGATCGAAAATGAAATCGAAACCACCTCCTAAACGTAAGTTTGTTGGTTGAAAATTATCTGCTCCACCATCATCATATTTAAATTTTGGTCCGATATTCTGTATTGCCCAACCAGCTCTCCATCGTCCGTTAAAATCTGAATAAACCTCTTCTTCACTTTGATAGTATCCAGAAATATCAACACCAAAAGAACTCGCTGCACTGGCATCACTATTATCATAATTCAGTCTTAAATCTGATAATAAATAACGCATAGCTACCGACATGGCATATTGATCACTTAATCTTAAAGCATAAGATACGTCGAATGCTAATTCATTTGGTTTTTGAATTACAGGCTGATCAAATTCATTGTTCACAAATTCAATCTCCCCAAGTCCGAAGTATTTAAAACTGGCTGCAAAAGCACTACGTTCATCTAGACGATTAAAATACGACAAATAGGCGATTCCCATATCGTTTACTAATTTCTTAAGATATGGCGTATAACTTAATGAGATTCCAGATTTAGTTTCTGAAAACACATACTTAGATGAATTCCATTGTTGAGAAAATGCATCTACTGAAGTTGCAACCCCCATATCACCCATACCTGCAGCACGTGCATCTGGAGCAATTAAGGTGAATGGCATACCAGTTGTTATAACTCTGGAATCATTTGGATTAGGCCTTATAGTTGTTTGTGCACTAACACTTAAGACACACATTAGCGCTAAAAGAAGTAATAATTGGTTTTTCATTGGTTAATTTTAATTCGACAAATATATATTTTTATTAGAGTATTACAAGTTTCTCTATTTTCTCAACCTTTTTATTTAACAGCTCAGACTGGACTGTTAATTTATAAATGTACACGCCTTTTCCGATTCTATCTCCAAAGTCATCACGACCATCCCATACAATATCTCTTGAAAGCGTGCTATTTATAATTCCTCCCCCTGATGTTTGACCATTTAAGGTTCTCACCAATTTTCCTGAAACCGTGAATATCTGTATAGAAACGTTTAAAGGTGCCGAACTATTGTGATTAAACCAAAATTCGGTGTAATTTACAAATGGATTTGGGTAATTTAAGACATTATCTATTACCAGTTCCTGATCCTGATCGTAAACCACAAACTGAATTTCGGCTATTGAAGAATTATTATACACATCCCAGGCTTTAAGTGTCAGGGTATGTAATCCGGGTTCTAAATCACGGAACGGAAAACTCACTATTCCATTGGTATATACATCCAACTCGGTTTGATAATAATCATTCAATATATAAGGATTCGTTTCGTCACCATCAATAATAGCCACAATATCATGACCAATGCCACTCGCCGTATTAATACCGTTGGCATCTTCTAATTTAGCCAGTAAAGTTGGCGATTCGTTTGTAATTCCTCCTGAAACAAAGGTTTCATCATTCATATAAAGCGTTATAACCGGCCCAATATTATCTTCCTCAGCATCTTCATTTAAACCACCAATTTTAACAATATCAACACTCGCACCTGTCTGATCTTCTAACAGCGCGCCATTTTCTGAATAAAAACTCACCTTACCTGAACCAACAGGAATACCAATATCCTTTGGTACAATAAAATCGAATTCGAATTGACCGTTAGTCACAGATGCCTGACCTCTAAAAATAACTTCACCTAAGGTTTTAAAATTTAACTTGACTAATTGTCCGTTCAATGTGGTTCCATCATTAGCTAAAGTTTGTCTATCAATGTCCTTATCATAAATAGTCGTAGACAGCACACCGTTATAATTAGAAAGTATGTTTCCTGACAAATCGGTTACTTCTCCGGCCAATTTAACATAACTCAAGGCTTTTAAAGTATCTGTCGCCTGAGTAATCGGCACATCATTAATTTTAGTTAAACTAATATTTGGTTTAGCGAAAGCTAATTTCATAGCCGGATCTCCAATGAAAAATATTAAACGACGCTGACTTTGCCCTGACAACGTCGGGTCATTTTTTGTCAGTCTCAAGGCTTCTGCCATAGACGGATATTCAAAATCACCATAAGTATCATTATCGCTAAAAGAGAAAAGATATTGCCCCAAAACATTATTAAAAGCGATAGCAAAACTCACAAATATTTGTCGGGTTGTCGTGATTAAACCAATAGCTCCTGCTTCTTTATTCCAATAGGTAAATTCGCCTGCTGTTTGCCTGTATGGATTATCGAACTTTGTAAACTCACAAGTTACCGTTACAAAACAATTGAGTTTATTATAATTTCTGAAAGATTCAATATTCGGTTTGGTTAAAATACGTTCCTGCGCTAAACCATCTTCACCACCATGTCCAAAATAATTAATTACTAAAGCCCCATTATCAATAGCATTTAAAAACTCTGTATTAGCTTGAGGATAACGCTCACCTCCTGCCGAAGTCTCCTGCTTAAACGCGTCGCTATGAATTTTCACTATATTCATAAAAGGCTTGGCTTCGGTTACCATATTACCAAGATTGTCGGTAGTAGACTGCAAAATGCCTTCCCAATCTTGGTCGACATCATCTGAAACAACTACAAAGTTATTTCGCCAGCTTCCGTAAGCTTCTTTCGAATAGTACGATTCTATTTTATCTACAAGTTCTTTTGCTTGTTGAGGGTTATCGGCAATAATCCTTCCAACTGCAATATCAAGTTTATCACTTGTTAACATCGTTCCTTCATTTTCATTCATCATCCCATAAAAATCATCTGAGATATACGAATTAGTCAAGTTGAAACTATTATAGGAATGCCATGATGGTACAATATTCGTATTATTAGGAATTCTATCTTTATAATCGAAAGAGCCATCTCCAAATAAACACAGGTATTTTATTTCACCTCCAGGATTAACAGGGTTATCGTAAACATACTTCACCAGATTTCTTATGGCACCTATATCCGGATTCCCTGTACTGAATTCATTATATATTTCATCTAAACCAAACACCTTAACATTCAAACCATATTGATTTGCATTTATCTGTGCTAGGCGATTAGCCTGACTTAACATATTATTTGGTGAAACAATAATATAATCTACATCCTGCTCCTCCCCAAAACTATTTCGAAAAACAGTTCCTTTAATATTCTGGTTACTTACTGTTGTATTTGTGTCATATTTAGGCTCATAAAAATTACTTGCTGTTACAGCTACATAGTTTCTTAATTCACCTAATGTTGTAGTAAAGCTTAACGTAGATGCTTGTTCAGCATGCTCATAGTTTAACACATTAAATATATCGGTCACATCCCAAATTTCTGAAATCCCGGAAGCATCACTAATTTGATATTCTCCAATTCCCGAAGCTGATGCTACCACATCGTTTTTAAATTGAAACTGTTTATTATAGAATTTAAGTGCTCGAGTCGCTTCAACAGAAATATAATCTAAATACCCAACAGCACTCGGGTTGCCTTGATTATTATAATTAAGACCCACATTTAAGGTAGAAGAATTCACCGTAATATCATTAAAATATGATGCACCACTTGCTAAAGTCGGCGAACTTGCTCCACTTAAATTCATAGTAGTGATAAGAGATCCATTCACTGTAAGTGCCATAGAACTCATAGAACCTGATGTTGCCGCAACATAAACTTTTAAAGTAACCGGCTCGGTCGTTACTAAATCAGGAAATTCAAACGAATACGTTTTACTATTATCCACATCAAAACGATCACCAAACCAACGACGCCCTAAAAATGCAATATTATGTTCGTCCTTTTCATAGAATTTATAATCCTGATAGGTATTAATAACCATATCGACGGTTCCTGTTGGTTGGGTAAAAGGCTGAATGCGTTTTCCTGAGCCAGAACTTACATTTATATAATAATAAGTCTTATCGGTATAACAATTAATATTGGTATTACTTTCAGAATTATACATACGAGGTCCTTGGGCATAAAACAAGATATGATCGTTACTATCAAACACGCCATCTTCTTCCCCTACAAACTTTATGGCATTCTCCTGAACATCGAAAGGATAAGGTTCTGCATTAGAATACGGAATCATTCGTCCTCCGTTACCATATAACTTTATTGTTCTTGGATCGACACTATTAACATTTACCCCCAAGCGTTGCAAAAAACTTTTCGACAGTTTAAACACCCCTGTTGTATCAACATAAAACTTATACCATTCTCCACTACTAAGCACCGAATTAGTTCTGGCTTTAGTTGCATAAGTCTTACTAGATACATTAGTTCTCGAAGTACTGACTCCAAGTGTATAATTAATTTGAAAAGACATAACCTTTTTATAGGTTCCGTTCGTATCCTTTATTATAGGTGATATTTGAAAAAGCACAAAACGTTTATCTCGAGCTATTGCATTTTTTAAACTAAATTTTAATTTTGATGGAATAGTTGACTCATCTAAATCTTTGAATTCCTGTTTTGAAATCGAGGCATATACCACATTACTAACAGCAACAGAAGATTCATTAACTACTCCAGAAGTAACCCACTGCGAAACAAACTGTAACCCTTCTGAAAAATCATAACTAAAATTTTCATCGTTAAAACCAGGAAGTTCTATAGAATAGGTATCACTGGAAATCTTTTTAGAAGATTCCCATGTAATGGTAAACTGTTTTTGTTGCCCAAAAGCAAAAACACATATAAATAATAAGACGAGTAAAATTTTCTCTTTCATTGCTAAAAATAACGTGAATAACCCTTATATAGTATGACTATAGCCTACAATTTTAAAAACTGATTCAAAAATACAATAATAATTTAGCAATACACACGTTAATAAAACACAAAATAAGATCGAAAAACCTCAAAAACATCGATGTAAGAACCAAAAAATAGGTTGAAATGCACATTTTTTTGGGTAAAATGTAAAAAAGAGCTTGCATTGTTAGGTTTAATTCTTATATTGCATCACCAAAAATATTATTAGCTTACTTAAACGTATGAATATGAAAAAAGTAGTAGCATTCAAGGTTTTACTAGTTTTAGCCCTAACCGCGACCATAACTAGTTGTAAAAAATCATCGAGCTCGAAGAACACTTCTAGAGCTACGGGATGGCAAATCAACTCACGTGAAGGAGGTTTTCAATACAATACAGACTTTAAAGAACAGGAAACTTCTCCTGGTTTAGTTTTTATTGAAGGAGGTACCTTTACCAAAGGACGAGTACAGGACGACGTAATGCACGATTGGAACAATACGCCAAACCAGCAACACGTTCAATCGTTCTATATGGATGAAACTGAGGTTACTAATGCCATGTATATGGAGTATTTAGATTGGATTAAACGCGTTTATCCACCTTCAGATGAAAACTTCAGAGCCATTTATCACGGAGCTTTACCAGACACCTTAGTTTGGAGAAATCGTTTAGGGTATAACGAAGTTATGACAGACAACTACTTGCGTCACCCGGCTTATGGTGAGTATCCTGTAGTTGGTGTTAGCTGGATTCAAGCTGTTGAGTTCGCTAACTGGCGTACAGATCGTGTTAACGAATACAACTTAGAACAAGCTGGTTACTTAAAACGTGATGCTAAAATTACCGATGTTGGTGCTGATGCCACGTTTAATACAGATACTTACATCAATTCTCCTACTTTAACGTATGGTGGTAATGAAGAAGTAATCAACCCTAATCAAGGAAGAAATAGATACGCCAGAACGGATGCTGAAGGCAATGAAACTAACATCTATGCAACAAGAGAAACCGGACTTATTACACCGAAGTACAGACTCCCTACTGAAACAGAGTGGGAATATGCTGCTTTAGGTTTAAGTGAAATTAGAAGTTATAACTTATACCGTGGACGTAAAAAATATCCATGGGACGGACAATACACTCGTAACGGAAAACGTAAATACCGTGGTGATCAGTTAGCTAACTTTAAACAAGGAAAAGGTGATTACGGTGGAATCGCAGGATGGTCTGATGACCGAGCAGATATCACTAACGCTGTAAAATCTTACGAGCCTAACGATTACGGTTTATATGATATGGCTGGTAACGTAGCAGAATGGGTTGCCGATGTTTACCGTCCAATTGTTGATGATGAATTCAACGATTTCAACTACTACCGCGGTAACGTATATACTAAAAACGCATTAAACGATGATGGTACTGTAAAAGTAGTTACTCCTGAAGATATTGTTTACGATACACTTTCTAACGGAAAAATTATTGCAAGAAACCTTCCGGGTGAAATTTTACAAGTTCCTGTTGATGAAAATGAGACCTATTTACGTACGAATTTCGACAAGAGTAATCAGGTAAACTACAGAGACGGTGATAGAAGATCTTCTCGTTATTTCGAGAGCTTTAACGACGAAGAGGGCGAAGAAAATCCAGATGCCCTTACAAGAAAAATGTACAACTCTCCTAAAAATGTTGTAACAAGAGATTCATTAGGTAATATTGTTAGAGAATACGATAAATCTAATAACAGAACGTCTTTAATTAATGACGAAGTTAGAGTTTACAAAGGAGGTTCTTGGAAAGACAGAGAATACTGGTTAGACCCTTCTCAACGTCGTTACTACCCGCAAGATATGGCAACAGATTACATCGGGTTTAGATGTGCTATGTCGAGAGTAGGTTCAAAATCTCAACAAAAATTCAAAACCAAAAACTAGTTAAACAACTTGTTGAAATAATATTAAAAGTCCTAACCCACAGTTAGGACTTTTTTAATACTTTTAATTTTCAATTTAAAAAACAATTTCTCCATTGAAAATCGCACAATTACACAGTCTTTTCTTAGAATGTCACAAAGTAAGTACCGACACCCGCAAAATTGACCATGACGACATGTTTTTTGCTTTAAAAGGTGAAAACTTCAATGGTAATACTTACGCAGAACAAGCACTAAAAAATGGAGCTAAATATTGTGTTATAGATGAAGAAGCATTCAACACATCTACACACACCATTCTTGTTGATAATGTTCTTGAAACCCTGCAAAACTTAGCAACATATCATAGAAATTATTTAAAACTTCCTATCATCGCTTTAACAGGTAGCAATGGCAAGACCACAACTAAAGAATTAATTAACGCAACGCTGTCTAAAAAATTTAAAACAACAGCAACGGTTGGTAATTTAAACAATCATATTGGAGTGCCATTAACGCTTTTATCCATGAACAGCGAAACCGAAATAGGCATTGTTGAAATGGGAGCAAATCACCTAAAAGAAATTGAAATGCTTTGTGCTATTGCCCAACCCGATTATGGCTATATCACCAACTTCGGAAAAGCCCATTTAGAAGGTTTTGGCAGTGTAGAAGGTGTCATTAAAGGAAAAAGTGAAATGTTCGACTATCTCATTTCAAACAACAAAACCATATTTGTTAACGGTAATGACTCTATTCAACTAGAAAAAACAGCAAATACTAACAGAATCGTTTTTGGAGACACGAACGAATTCAATGTCACTATCAATTTTATTGAAGCACAGCCCAACGTTAAGCTTAATTATAACAGTTTAACCATTCAAAGTCAGCTAATAGGTGCTTATAACTTCAATAATATTGCTGCCGCAATCACCATTGCAAATTACTTTGAAGTTGAAGATAATGATATAAAATCTGCAATTGAAAACTACTCTCCAACCAATAATCGTTCACAGGTTATTAACAAAGGTACCTGTAAAATCATACTGGATGCATACAATGCAAATCCAACAAGTATGCTAGCAGCACTTACCAATTTTGATAAACTAAAGGATACTAATAAAATAGCCATTATTGGAGATATGTTTGAACTTGGCCAGGAAGCTAAAGAAGAACATCAAAACATTGTTAAGTTATCAACATCTCTTAACATTGACAAGGTAATTGTTATTGGAGAAAATTTCTTTAACACTGAAACCACTGTTGAAAACCTGTTAAAATTCCAATCCTTTGAAGACTTTAAATCTAAAATGAACATTTCAGATTTATTCAACAGTACGCTTTTAATAAAAGGCTCCAGAGGTATGGCTATGGAAAGAATACTGGACTTATTATAATCAGATATAAAAAGTGCCTGAAATATATAAATATAACAGGCACGTATTTACTTAACTCTCCCTAAGAATTAATTAATAGCTTAGCAAAGATTGCACTTTATCGATTGTAGAACAATACTCAATTTGAGTATTTTCAACTATAAGTAGTGTTAAAAATAACTTTTAAATGATATTATTATTCATTTTTATAATTCCGATGAGCTCTCCTGTGGAAGAAATATTGAATTTTTTCAAAATATTACGACGGTGAGTATCAACTGTATTGGAACTTATATTTAGCTTCTCTGCTATTTCTTTACTGGAATAATTCAGTACCAATAATCTAATAATATCGCGTTCTCGATTACTTACTGCATCTGTTAATAACTTTTGAGAAAAGTTGTTAAAGTATACCGTTTCATACTCATTTTTATCATTCAATTTCTTAGCCGTAGCACATATACTCATTTTAATTTCCGGAGCCAATACAGTATAATGCGCTAAACCAATTATAGGCTTATTAGCAAGATCAAACTCAATAGGCGTGGTATTTTGCACTATATTCATATAAATGCCATCTCCGTTCATTAAACGATAGTTCCAGGTATAACTCATCTTACTTCTATCTTCCAAAGCTATTTCACTTAATGTAAATTTCATTAACTCATTTAACGCCTGAAGCCATTGCTCAACATCATCAGGATGCATTCTCGCCCAAAAATACCGCATACCTTGAGAATCGAATAAATTTTTATCCAATCCTAAACAAGCAGTCATATTTTTACTAACATATTCAAAAGTAAGATCTCGAGTATTGGTAATACAGAAAAATGTAGAACTATAAGGAAGATACTCATCTAACTCTATAATTTTTTGAATATGCTCTTCTAAAGAAGGATGTTCGTAACACCGGAACACTTCTTTGTAAACCCCTTTAATTTCATTTAAATCCATAATAGCAATTTATGTGTTGTTCTAAATGTATTAAAAATATGCTGAATGGTAAGATATAAGCGAACTACAAATAAAAAATGGTATAAAATAAAAAATCCTAAAGTATATTATACTTTAGGATTTTTCCTGTGGGCGCGAAGGGATTCGAACCCCTGACCCCTTGGGTGTAAACCAAGTGCTCTGAACCAACTGAGCTACGCGCCCGAATATTTTCGGGTTTTTAGATAATTTCTAAGTGAAATTAATCTTTCAATATGTCATTAAAACTTAATTATTATTTAAGCTTTAAACTTTTGTGGGCGCGAAGGGATTCGAACCCCTGACCCCTTGGGTGTAAACCAAGTGCTCTGAACCAACTGAGCTACGCGCCCGAATATTTTCGGGTTTGAGTAAATTTCCAATTGAAATTAGCCTCACAATATGTCATTAAAAAACCTGATTCTTATATCAGGTATTTTGAACTTTTGTGGGCGCGAAGGGATTCGAACCCCTGACCCCTTGGGTGTAAACCAAGTGCTCTGAACCAACTGAGCTACGCGCCCTTCAATTAGGTGTGCAAATATAAGCTAGTTTTTGATTCTACAAAAACATTTTTTGTAAAAATTTAAATTATTTCGGCAACAACAAAAGTGCTTCCCCCAATAAAAACAAAATCGTTTTCTCCGGCATTTTTTAAAGCCGACTTATACGCTTCATTAACAGAACCATATGTTTGACCTTTCAAATTATGCTGAGCGAAAGTATTCATTAAAACTTCGGCATCTAAACCACGAGGAATATCTGGTTTACAAAAATAATACTCAGCTTTTTTAGGTAGTAAATCGATAATGGAACTAATATCTTTATCATTTACCACTCCAAAAACAATATGCAAAGCATCAAAAGTTTCTTTTGATAGTTGTTTCATCACGTAAGTAAGTCCGTCTCGATTATGCCCGGTATCACAAACGACTTTAGGTTCTGTTCGCAAGGTTTGCCAACGCCCTAATAGGCCCGTATTATCAACAACATGTTTAAATCCTTCAGTAATGTGTGTTTCTGAAATATTAAAACCTTTTAACTGTAATTGTTTTATAGCTTGCTGAACAGTTACTATGTTCTTCGACTGGTAATCTCCAATTAAATCTGAAACGTATGTTTTTGACGGTTGTTGATCTGCAAAAATAATTTCAGATTGATTTTCCTGAGCTAACATTGCAAAAACAGCTGTAGTCTCCTTTTGCGTTTCTCCTATTACTACAGGAACATGCGGCTTTATTATCCCTCCTTTTTCGAAAGCAATGGCATCAAGTGTGTTTCCCAAAAACTGTGTATGATCTAAACCTATATTGGTAATCACCGAAACTTCCGGAGTAACGACATTAGTAGAATCTAATCGTCCGCCCATACCCACTTCAACGACCGCAATGTCTACCTGCTCCTTCGAAAAATAATCGAAAGCCATACCAACAGTCATTTCAAAAAAGGACAACTGATTGCTTTCTAAAAATGGTTTGTTTTCTTCAATAAAATCAATAACAAATGATTCGCCAACCACGTTACCATTAATTTTAATACGCTCTCTAAAGTCCTTTAAATGCGGAGATGTGTACAACCCAACTTTATAGCCTGCTTCCTGTAAAATAGAAGCTAGCATATGACTTGTAGAACCTTTTCCGTTGGTCCCAGCCACATGAATAGATTTAAAATTCTGTTCCGGATGATTTAACTTTTCAACCAGTTTAATGGTATTCGATAAGTCTTTTTTAAAAGCCGACTGGCCCTGGCGCTGATACATTGGTAGTTGGGTAAACATCCAATTGATTGTATCTTGATATGTCATGATATTACTGACCTAATTTGAAGTTTACTTTTACATACCCTATTTGCCTTGTAGGCGCATTAGAGTCTGCTTGCCATTTATGAGATAAGGCAATTTTTCTTGCTGGTTCCAGTAAACAAGCTGCGGTATTAGTCGTTCCTCTCGCTCCTGGTTTAGCTTCAATAACATTACCATTTTGGTTAACAACAATTTCAACGATAACCATGCCAGATTCATTACAATCTTGTGTGTAGGTTTTAAAACTAGCTTTTCCTCTTCCATTTAACCCGTAGCCTACACCACCACTTCCTGATCCTCCAGATCCAAAATAACTTGGAGCATACGGATCGCCATCAAGCTGACCTTTATCGCCTGCTTTATTGTCGTCTCCTTCTCCTCCTGTTGCTGTTCCTTCAGATTTACTAACCCCACCAATTAACGCATCGAGCTTTCTTTTCTTTTCTTCCTGCTCACGCT includes the following:
- a CDS encoding bifunctional folylpolyglutamate synthase/dihydrofolate synthase, with translation MTYQDTINWMFTQLPMYQRQGQSAFKKDLSNTIKLVEKLNHPEQNFKSIHVAGTNGKGSTSHMLASILQEAGYKVGLYTSPHLKDFRERIKINGNVVGESFVIDFIEENKPFLESNQLSFFEMTVGMAFDYFSKEQVDIAVVEVGMGGRLDSTNVVTPEVSVITNIGLDHTQFLGNTLDAIAFEKGGIIKPHVPVVIGETQKETTAVFAMLAQENQSEIIFADQQPSKTYVSDLIGDYQSKNIVTVQQAIKQLQLKGFNISETHITEGFKHVVDNTGLLGRWQTLRTEPKVVCDTGHNRDGLTYVMKQLSKETFDALHIVFGVVNDKDISSIIDLLPKKAEYYFCKPDIPRGLDAEVLMNTFAQHNLKGQTYGSVNEAYKSALKNAGENDFVFIGGSTFVVAEII
- a CDS encoding energy transducer TonB; the encoded protein is MKYFETKHEKDSAKLTVLITVILLLLLFVVGAPYMDPPEEYGVAVNFGTTDFGSGQVQPLKPIKSEPNEINRPTEPEVTKTEPTKAAVAKEEVLTADNAEEIAIKKQKEAEAKAQAEADAKAKAEAERVAKEKREQEEKKRKLDALIGGVSKSEGTATGGEGDDNKAGDKGQLDGDPYAPSYFGSGGSGSGGVGYGLNGRGKASFKTYTQDCNESGMVIVEIVVNQNGNVIEAKPGARGTTNTAACLLEPARKIALSHKWQADSNAPTRQIGYVKVNFKLGQ